In the Hymenobacter sp. APR13 genome, GGCGGCGGCTTGGTACGTCACCTGTTTGATACGCTCAGCAAAGCCCAGCAGCAGCAGGCCCGGGAGTATGCCCCCTCGCTGGATGCAGACGGTTATCCTAACATGCCGCTACCTGCTTTTGCCAGTCTGTTCGTCAACCTGTTTAACGGGCGCCTGCACGAGTTGCGCAAAGAGGTAAAGGCCGTATATTCTGCGCGGCCCAAGTCACTAAAGACTCATCAGCAGGTGGCTACCATTCCTTTCTTCGAGCATATCGTTACTACGAACTACGACTCGCTCTTTGAGCAGGCGTACGGCCAGGATAAACTTCACATTGTTACCAACGGTGAGCAGATACCGTATCAGGAACCAAATAAACCTACTCTGTATAAGGTGCATGGCAGCCTGGAGGACTTGAACCGTCTGCTGATTACGGAGGAAGACTACCGGGCATTTTACTCCAAGGCCGACCACCTGCTGTGGGGTGCCATCCAGGCGCTTATGGCGAGTAAAACTCTGCTCTTCGTTGGCTACGGCCTGGAAGACCCGAATGTACTGGTCTTATTTGAGCGCATCCTGGATGCGGTAAAAGGCAATATGCGCGGGGCCTACCTAGTTTCCCCCAATTTGAGTCAGCTCCGCATCGACTGGCTCAAGCGCCACAACGTCACCTACATTCAATCTACCGGGGAACAGTTAATTGCCGACCTGCTGCAGGACCTGAAGGATACTGCGGTACCCGCCTTAAAAAAGGGAGGGATTGAACTGGGGCCAACGACGCAGTTCCTGCGTAATCTCGGGCTTAACCCAACGATTAAGACTAGCGAGAACGGGTATCATATCTCGCAGCTTACTGGAGTACAGGGAGAGGTAGCGGGGCAAGTGACCCTAACCGTTCGCGAGGACGGGCGCGCATCGCTTACTCAATTTCAACAAGGGTTGTCGGGCCTGGCGTATCATATAGGTCCTTCCCAACTGGTTGATTTTGAATGGCGGGTAGGGGGCGTAAACCTGGGCTTGGAAATGGGCTCATTGGTGTTTGTACGCTCCCATACCATTGAGAAAACAGTTGATATTGAGTTTACCGGAGGGCTCTGCATCCGCGATGCCACCTTACGCATCTACTCCAGCCCTGAGCAGGTAGACTTTTTGGTGTACACGGATCTGCACAAGGTTCAGATCCGTGTACCCAAGAAGAACATTCACGCGAAAGGCTTTAAGTACTCGGCTACAGTTTCTCG is a window encoding:
- a CDS encoding SIR2 family NAD-dependent protein deacylase → MDQETLFKTIRNREVVLWAGAGFSKYAGYPMGGGLVRHLFDTLSKAQQQQAREYAPSLDADGYPNMPLPAFASLFVNLFNGRLHELRKEVKAVYSARPKSLKTHQQVATIPFFEHIVTTNYDSLFEQAYGQDKLHIVTNGEQIPYQEPNKPTLYKVHGSLEDLNRLLITEEDYRAFYSKADHLLWGAIQALMASKTLLFVGYGLEDPNVLVLFERILDAVKGNMRGAYLVSPNLSQLRIDWLKRHNVTYIQSTGEQLIADLLQDLKDTAVPALKKGGIELGPTTQFLRNLGLNPTIKTSENGYHISQLTGVQGEVAGQVTLTVREDGRASLTQFQQGLSGLAYHIGPSQLVDFEWRVGGVNLGLEMGSLVFVRSHTIEKTVDIEFTGGLCIRDATLRIYSSPEQVDFLVYTDLHKVQIRVPKKNIHAKGFKYSATVSRRHRYTDSVDSGLLHARILQSLGRGEGIALYEDGERIWSKEETPRGLPFIKQGESLERNMQTLQVVEKGFNIRFRRFKLTGDDIDTAAELSYILQMKTRVSKAFKGYVDAVVEDPSKLPESQDQDVVVHQQLDTTYTLLGWKLRIEYEAAHVLKQARYKRRGKDKTAYRITSATRELHTLYGPEQATSVAEAGKPEPIQRLDKIEMETLHGDESE